In Pseudoalteromonas marina, a genomic segment contains:
- the glnS gene encoding glutamine--tRNA ligase — translation MAEIENRPSNFIRTRIDEDLASKKHAATHTRFPPEPNGFLHIGHAKSICLNFGIAKDYNGLCNLRFDDTNPEKEDINYVNSIKEDVQWLGFSWDGDIKYSSNYFDILYGYAVELINKGLAYVCFLTADQAREYRGTLTEPGKNSPYRDTSPEENLALFEKMRAGGFKEGECVLRAKIDMASSFMVLRDPIIYRVRFAHHHQTADKWCIYPMYDFTHCISDAIEGITHSLCTLEFQDNRRLYDWVLDNISIECHPQQIEFSRLNLEYTIMSKRKLNDLVVNNYVEGWDDPRMPTIAGLRRRGYTPASIREFCLRIGVTKQENMVEMGMLEACIRDDLNENAPRAMAVLDPVKVIIENYDADTTETLSVANHPNKEEMGRRDVPFTREIFIEREDFKEQANNKFKRLVLDKEVRLRGAYVIKANRVEKDENGEITTIYCTYDNETLGKNPSDGRKVKGVIHWVSASEAITAEVRLYDRLFNVPNPAAADEFETTLNPESLVVLTNAKLEPSLANSQAEQGFQFERTGYFSRDSKSENVVFNQTVGLRDSWSKTQ, via the coding sequence ATGGCGGAAATTGAGAATCGCCCAAGTAACTTTATTAGAACCCGAATTGATGAAGACTTAGCAAGTAAAAAGCATGCAGCAACGCACACACGATTTCCACCTGAGCCCAATGGTTTTTTACACATAGGCCATGCAAAATCAATTTGCTTAAATTTCGGTATTGCAAAAGATTATAACGGTTTATGTAACTTACGATTTGACGACACAAACCCAGAAAAAGAAGACATTAACTACGTTAATTCTATAAAAGAAGACGTTCAATGGTTAGGTTTTAGCTGGGATGGTGATATCAAGTATTCTTCTAATTATTTTGATATTTTATACGGCTATGCTGTTGAGCTTATAAACAAAGGGTTAGCTTATGTTTGTTTTTTAACAGCAGACCAAGCACGTGAATACCGCGGAACTTTAACGGAGCCAGGTAAAAATAGTCCATACAGAGATACATCTCCTGAAGAAAACCTAGCATTATTTGAAAAAATGCGTGCGGGTGGTTTCAAAGAAGGCGAATGTGTTCTTCGTGCAAAAATTGATATGGCAAGTTCGTTTATGGTGCTTCGCGATCCAATTATTTATCGTGTTCGTTTTGCTCATCACCATCAAACTGCCGATAAATGGTGTATTTACCCAATGTACGATTTCACGCATTGTATTTCTGATGCAATCGAGGGTATTACGCACTCACTATGTACACTAGAGTTCCAAGATAATCGTCGTTTATATGACTGGGTACTTGATAACATCAGCATTGAATGTCATCCACAGCAAATTGAGTTTTCTCGCTTAAACCTTGAATACACAATTATGTCCAAACGTAAGTTAAATGACCTTGTTGTAAATAACTACGTTGAAGGTTGGGACGACCCACGTATGCCTACTATTGCAGGTTTACGTCGCCGTGGTTATACACCGGCTTCAATTCGTGAATTTTGTTTACGAATAGGGGTTACTAAGCAAGAGAACATGGTTGAAATGGGTATGCTAGAAGCGTGTATTCGTGATGACTTAAATGAAAATGCTCCTCGCGCGATGGCTGTACTGGATCCGGTTAAAGTGATCATCGAAAACTACGATGCAGACACCACAGAAACCTTATCGGTGGCTAATCACCCGAATAAGGAAGAGATGGGTCGCCGCGATGTGCCATTTACGCGTGAAATATTCATTGAACGAGAAGACTTTAAAGAGCAAGCAAATAATAAGTTTAAACGTTTAGTGCTCGATAAAGAGGTTCGTTTACGTGGCGCTTATGTTATTAAAGCTAATCGTGTAGAAAAAGACGAAAACGGTGAAATAACCACTATTTATTGTACTTATGATAATGAAACACTAGGCAAAAACCCAAGTGATGGTCGTAAAGTTAAAGGCGTTATTCATTGGGTATCAGCTTCTGAGGCTATTACAGCTGAAGTTCGTTTGTACGATCGTTTATTTAATGTGCCAAACCCAGCTGCAGCTGATGAGTTTGAAACAACATTAAATCCAGAATCATTAGTTGTTTTGACTAATGCTAAACTTGAGCCTTCGCTTGCTAATTCACAAGCAGAGCAGGGGTTTCAGTTTGAACGTACCGGTTACTTTTCAAGAGATTCTAAGTCAGAAAATGTTGTGTTTAACCAAACAGTAGGTCTTCGTGACTCATGGTCTAAAACACAATAA
- the fur gene encoding ferric iron uptake transcriptional regulator, which translates to MTDHNLELKKAGLKVTLPRIKILEILQSPDNQHISAEDVYKILLDLGEEIGLATVYRVLNQFDDAGIVSRHHFEGGKSVFELSGSTHHDHLVCLKCGKVVEFEDEMIERRQLEIAQENGITLTNHSLYLYGECDDKAACKAFSDANS; encoded by the coding sequence ATGACTGATCATAACTTGGAACTTAAAAAAGCCGGTTTAAAAGTGACTTTACCGCGTATTAAAATTTTAGAGATTTTACAGTCTCCAGATAACCAACACATCAGTGCTGAAGATGTTTACAAAATTCTTTTGGATTTAGGTGAAGAAATTGGCCTTGCAACTGTATATCGCGTACTCAACCAATTTGATGATGCAGGCATTGTAAGCCGTCATCACTTTGAAGGCGGGAAATCAGTATTTGAATTATCGGGCAGTACTCACCACGATCACTTAGTATGTTTAAAGTGTGGAAAAGTTGTTGAGTTTGAAGATGAGATGATTGAACGTCGCCAGCTTGAAATAGCTCAAGAAAACGGTATTACTTTAACAAACCACTCTTTATACCTTTACGGAGAGTGTGATGATAAAGCTGCATGTAAAGCGTTTAGTGATGCAAATAGTTAG
- the fldA gene encoding flavodoxin FldA, with protein MASVGIFFGSDTGNTEHVAKMIQKELGKKLVAVHDIAKSSKEEIADFDLILFGIPTWYYGEAQCDWDDFFPELEEVDFEGKLVAIFGCGDQEDYAEYFLDAMGMINDIVTERGAIVVGHWPTEGYDFEASKGMADDNHFVGLGIDEDRQPELTEQRVKAWSAQVFDEMCLSELAY; from the coding sequence ATGGCAAGTGTAGGCATTTTTTTCGGAAGTGACACAGGTAACACAGAACACGTAGCAAAAATGATCCAAAAAGAATTGGGTAAAAAGCTTGTGGCTGTGCATGATATTGCAAAAAGCTCTAAAGAAGAGATTGCAGATTTTGATTTAATCTTATTTGGTATTCCAACGTGGTACTACGGCGAAGCACAATGTGATTGGGATGATTTTTTCCCAGAGCTTGAAGAAGTAGACTTTGAAGGCAAACTTGTTGCTATTTTTGGTTGTGGTGATCAAGAAGATTATGCTGAATACTTCTTAGACGCTATGGGCATGATCAACGATATTGTTACTGAACGTGGTGCTATTGTTGTAGGTCACTGGCCTACTGAAGGCTACGATTTCGAAGCCTCAAAAGGTATGGCAGACGATAATCACTTTGTCGGTTTAGGTATTGATGAAGATCGTCAACCAGAACTCACAGAGCAACGCGTAAAAGCATGGTCTGCTCAAGTATTTGATGAAATGTGTTTAAGCGAGCTTGCTTACTAA
- the ybfE gene encoding LexA regulated protein, whose amino-acid sequence MAKSETDRTTLDLFEYEKRPGRPKTNPLSRDMQLKVNKRNQIKRDKARGLKRVEFKVSSQLYQALSDMADAQNISRSALIETILQERLAIDT is encoded by the coding sequence ATGGCGAAGTCAGAAACAGATAGAACAACACTCGATTTATTTGAATACGAAAAGCGTCCAGGCCGACCTAAGACCAATCCTCTTTCGCGGGATATGCAGTTAAAGGTTAATAAACGTAATCAAATAAAAAGAGACAAAGCACGTGGTTTAAAACGTGTTGAATTTAAAGTTTCATCGCAGTTGTATCAAGCGTTAAGTGATATGGCAGATGCACAAAATATTAGCCGCAGTGCGCTGATTGAAACGATTTTACAAGAAAGATTGGCTATTGATACATAA
- a CDS encoding DUF2788 domain-containing protein: MVSQLINEFDTLGLYFGLAGILIFIGLAIKDVLKSGNVPKFGRYIVWTVLFLGCSGFIAKGLIQVFWQGAGVG, translated from the coding sequence ATGGTCAGTCAGTTAATTAACGAATTTGATACCCTAGGGTTGTATTTTGGCTTAGCCGGTATTTTGATATTCATCGGCTTGGCAATTAAAGACGTACTTAAAAGTGGTAATGTACCTAAGTTTGGTCGCTATATAGTATGGACTGTACTCTTTTTAGGCTGTTCAGGCTTTATTGCTAAAGGACTTATTCAAGTATTTTGGCAAGGCGCAGGTGTAGGTTAG
- a CDS encoding alpha/beta fold hydrolase — MQLNYKQLGQGPDVILIHGLFGSLENLNVIAKPLSEHFTVTNVDLRNHGLSPHSDEMSYPAMAKDIVELLRHLNIKKAHIIGHSMGGKVAMELALTQPELIEKLIVLDIAPVTYPPRHTKILQALNAVASEHIEDRKHADHLMQPYIDELGVRQFLLKSLAKNEAGKLTWRFNLPVLDKKYSNILSNVNENNSCLCDTLFIKGNDSDYILPEYRTAIVTRFKNTKAKIIHGAGHWLHAQKPMAVNKAISDFLIQN, encoded by the coding sequence ATGCAGCTAAATTATAAGCAACTGGGACAAGGTCCTGATGTTATTTTAATACATGGACTATTTGGTTCATTAGAAAACCTGAACGTAATTGCTAAGCCGTTAAGTGAGCATTTTACAGTTACCAATGTAGATTTGCGAAACCATGGCCTCTCCCCTCACAGTGATGAGATGAGTTATCCTGCTATGGCAAAAGACATTGTTGAGTTACTTCGACACTTGAATATAAAAAAAGCACATATAATTGGTCATTCTATGGGTGGCAAGGTTGCTATGGAGCTTGCATTAACTCAACCCGAGTTAATTGAAAAATTAATTGTGCTTGATATAGCACCCGTTACCTACCCACCGCGGCATACTAAGATATTGCAGGCGCTTAACGCAGTTGCATCTGAGCATATAGAAGACAGAAAGCATGCTGATCATTTAATGCAGCCTTATATTGACGAACTTGGCGTTCGTCAGTTTTTATTAAAAAGCCTAGCTAAAAATGAAGCAGGAAAATTGACGTGGCGATTCAACTTACCTGTTCTAGATAAGAAATATTCAAATATACTCTCAAACGTTAATGAAAACAATTCTTGTTTGTGCGATACTCTTTTTATCAAAGGTAACGATTCAGATTATATTTTACCCGAGTACCGCACTGCAATTGTCACGCGTTTCAAGAATACGAAAGCAAAAATCATTCACGGTGCAGGTCATTGGTTACATGCGCAAAAACCTATGGCTGTAAATAAGGCAATAAGTGACTTTTTAATTCAAAATTAA
- the seqA gene encoding replication initiation negative regulator SeqA, producing the protein MKQIDIDDELYQYIASNTQSIGESASTILRRLLNMSGEKQLTADVEITQNQQTTTTSVPSTAPELKHAVAEAEVPKTVTPVKQKNANVFNVLNKEELAMQKGVVGRFLFILSAFYRTHKSDFSAVLDIKGRDRVYFATSKEDLVNSGSSMNPKNITDSEYWVMTNSNTTRKKMMLHEVALCLGYSAEQAEKIRDYL; encoded by the coding sequence ATGAAACAAATCGACATAGACGACGAGTTATATCAATACATTGCCAGCAACACGCAAAGTATTGGTGAAAGTGCATCCACAATTTTGCGTCGTTTATTAAACATGAGCGGCGAAAAACAATTAACCGCTGACGTAGAAATAACACAAAATCAACAAACAACAACTACATCTGTGCCATCTACTGCGCCAGAATTAAAGCACGCTGTAGCAGAAGCTGAAGTTCCAAAAACTGTCACACCAGTGAAGCAAAAAAATGCTAACGTTTTTAATGTATTAAATAAAGAAGAACTAGCAATGCAAAAAGGCGTGGTGGGTCGCTTCTTATTTATTTTAAGTGCTTTTTATCGCACTCATAAATCTGATTTTTCTGCTGTGTTGGATATTAAAGGCCGTGACCGTGTTTATTTCGCAACGAGCAAAGAAGATTTAGTAAATAGTGGAAGTAGCATGAACCCTAAAAATATCACCGACAGTGAATATTGGGTAATGACTAACTCTAATACAACACGCAAAAAAATGATGCTTCATGAAGTAGCTCTTTGCCTAGGTTACAGTGCAGAGCAAGCTGAAAAAATTCGCGATTACCTGTAA
- the pgm gene encoding phosphoglucomutase (alpha-D-glucose-1,6-bisphosphate-dependent) — MAIHSGAGKTAPQSALVNVPKLVSAYYLNEPDLEQNPEHGVAFGTSGHRGCSYDVKFNESHILAITQAICDYRKQNDIFGPLFLGKDTHALSEAAFNSSIEVLVANEVQVITQQDGDFTPTPVISHAIVCHNKRNPNELADGIVVTPSHNPPEDGGFKYNPPNGGPADTDVTNWIEDRANKLLLEDLVEVELFPFAKASRSGFIRYEDLMTPYINDLENIVNLKAISDAGVKIGIDPLGGSGINFWPVIAQKYNLDLTVVNDSVDPRFAFMPLDKDGKIRMDCSSPYSMANLIKLKDDFDIAIGNDPDYDRHGIVTPDGLMNPNHFLAVAIDYLLNHREWNSSVEIGKTLVSSSMIDRVVARNKRKVKEVPVGFKWFVEGLNKGNLAFGGEESAGAAFLRFDGSVWCTDKDGFIMGLLAAEILAVTGKTPSALYKELEQEFGSPLYKRLDAPASSAQKSRLKALSADDVKAETLAGEPILQKLTHAPGNNAAIGGLKVVTENGWFAARPSGTEDIYKIYLESFKGEAHLALLEKEAKQLVDSVIS, encoded by the coding sequence ATGGCTATTCACTCAGGCGCAGGCAAAACTGCTCCACAATCAGCACTTGTTAATGTTCCTAAATTAGTTTCGGCTTATTATTTAAATGAGCCAGACTTAGAGCAAAACCCAGAGCATGGCGTTGCCTTTGGTACATCTGGACACCGCGGCTGCTCTTATGATGTAAAATTTAATGAATCCCATATTTTAGCAATTACACAAGCCATTTGTGATTACCGTAAACAAAACGATATTTTTGGGCCATTATTTTTAGGTAAAGATACTCATGCGCTTAGTGAAGCTGCCTTTAACTCTTCAATAGAAGTGCTTGTTGCTAACGAAGTACAAGTAATTACTCAGCAAGATGGCGACTTTACTCCAACTCCTGTTATTAGCCATGCAATTGTTTGTCACAATAAACGCAATCCTAATGAGCTTGCAGATGGCATTGTTGTTACGCCTTCACATAACCCTCCTGAAGATGGCGGCTTTAAATATAACCCACCTAACGGCGGGCCTGCTGATACAGACGTAACTAACTGGATTGAAGACAGGGCTAACAAGTTATTACTTGAAGATTTAGTCGAGGTTGAGCTTTTCCCATTCGCTAAAGCTTCTCGCTCAGGGTTTATCCGCTACGAAGATTTAATGACTCCGTATATTAACGATTTAGAGAATATCGTTAACTTAAAAGCAATTAGTGATGCGGGCGTTAAAATAGGCATTGATCCATTAGGTGGTTCAGGTATAAATTTTTGGCCAGTTATTGCGCAAAAATATAATTTAGATCTAACCGTAGTAAACGACAGTGTTGATCCGCGTTTTGCATTTATGCCACTTGATAAAGATGGCAAAATACGTATGGATTGTTCATCGCCTTACTCGATGGCTAATTTAATTAAATTAAAAGACGATTTTGATATAGCGATTGGTAACGACCCTGATTACGACCGTCACGGCATTGTTACACCCGATGGCCTAATGAATCCGAATCATTTTTTAGCTGTTGCTATTGATTACCTATTAAACCACCGCGAGTGGAATAGTAGCGTAGAGATTGGTAAAACGCTTGTTTCGAGTTCGATGATTGATCGTGTTGTAGCGCGCAATAAGCGAAAAGTAAAAGAAGTTCCGGTAGGCTTTAAATGGTTTGTGGAAGGCCTAAACAAAGGTAATCTTGCTTTTGGTGGCGAAGAGAGTGCAGGTGCTGCGTTTTTACGCTTTGATGGCAGCGTATGGTGTACTGACAAAGACGGCTTTATTATGGGTTTACTTGCAGCTGAAATACTTGCAGTAACGGGTAAAACACCATCAGCGCTTTATAAAGAGCTAGAACAAGAATTTGGATCGCCACTTTATAAGCGTCTAGATGCGCCAGCAAGTAGTGCACAAAAATCGCGCTTAAAAGCTTTAAGTGCAGACGACGTGAAAGCCGAAACGTTAGCTGGAGAGCCTATTTTACAAAAATTAACTCATGCTCCAGGTAACAATGCAGCGATTGGCGGCTTAAAAGTTGTTACAGAAAATGGCTGGTTTGCTGCTCGCCCATCAGGTACTGAAGATATTTATAAAATATACCTAGAATCATTTAAAGGCGAAGCACATTTAGCTCTTTTAGAAAAAGAAGCTAAACAATTAGTTGATTCAGTTATTAGCTAA
- the astE gene encoding succinylglutamate desuccinylase — protein MSATPDYLNLLQSTGDFLTISRDNEWHLEPSQFSLNNGTRVNVHDTGVIEFQPAVTTSKDIVLSSAVHGNETAPIEICDELIKQIISQNLELNQRVLFIYGNPKSINIGLRFVEENLNRLFNGHHTVDGVEMNDERVRAAKLERYVTDFFARGEKGSERSHYDLHTAIRGSKNEKFAVYPFLHGKPWKKSQLQFLLSCGVNTVLMMKSPATTFSYYSSFVHGADSFTVELGQVKPFGQNDMTRFEKTKQTLTALISQKEVEYPQFNASDFELFAVHRTINRTQEDFSFPFSDDAENFTGFAKGDLLATDGNTPYYADVEGEAIIFPNAKVALGQRALLTVVPMAIDSNFV, from the coding sequence ATGTCAGCCACACCCGATTATTTAAATTTATTGCAATCAACCGGTGATTTTCTAACCATTAGCCGAGATAACGAATGGCACTTAGAACCGAGCCAGTTTTCGCTCAACAATGGAACCCGAGTTAACGTACACGATACTGGGGTTATTGAGTTTCAGCCAGCGGTTACTACCTCAAAAGATATTGTGTTATCAAGTGCCGTACATGGCAACGAAACAGCGCCTATTGAAATTTGTGATGAGCTAATAAAGCAAATTATTTCCCAAAACCTTGAGCTTAATCAGCGAGTCCTTTTTATATACGGAAACCCTAAATCAATTAATATTGGTTTGCGCTTTGTTGAAGAAAATCTTAATCGTTTATTTAATGGACACCACACTGTTGATGGTGTTGAAATGAATGACGAGCGCGTTCGAGCGGCAAAACTTGAACGCTACGTAACTGACTTTTTTGCCAGAGGGGAAAAGGGCAGTGAGCGCAGTCATTACGATTTGCACACGGCTATTCGTGGTTCAAAAAATGAAAAATTTGCTGTGTATCCATTTTTGCACGGTAAACCATGGAAAAAATCACAGCTACAATTTTTACTAAGTTGTGGTGTAAATACTGTATTAATGATGAAGTCGCCAGCGACAACGTTTAGTTATTACTCATCTTTTGTTCATGGTGCAGATTCGTTTACAGTTGAGCTTGGGCAAGTAAAGCCATTTGGCCAAAACGATATGACACGTTTTGAAAAAACAAAACAAACGTTAACTGCATTAATTAGTCAAAAAGAAGTTGAATACCCACAATTTAATGCAAGCGACTTTGAACTGTTCGCTGTTCACCGTACAATTAATCGTACTCAAGAGGATTTTAGTTTTCCATTTTCTGATGATGCAGAGAACTTTACTGGCTTTGCAAAAGGAGACCTGCTCGCAACCGATGGTAATACTCCTTATTATGCGGACGTTGAAGGAGAAGCAATCATATTCCCAAATGCAAAAGTAGCCTTAGGGCAACGTGCATTACTCACCGTTGTTCCAATGGCAATAGACAGTAACTTTGTATAA
- a CDS encoding thiamine pyrophosphate-dependent dehydrogenase E1 component subunit alpha: protein MSNPNNVSLNINHALEFIDGNALNIPTLSILTEDGDIHPSATAPAISKHTAIKLYETMRFIRLLDERMQGAQRQGRVSFYMQCLGEEAAVTASAAALDQEDMIMAQYREQAALHYRGFTLDQFMNQMFSNELDLGKGRQMPIHYGSNELNYMTISSPLGTQIPQATGYAYGQKVKHIDAKTGELASIIDNVTICYFGEGAASEGDFHAGLNMAAVHKAPVIFFARNNGYAISTPADEQFKGDGIASRGVGYGIKTIRVDGTDALAVFAATQKAREIASTQGEPVLIESIAYRLGAHSTSDDPSGYRSKDEEANYKTCPIEKFKKWLVKQQWLNEEDDLKAKESIREDILAALKRAEVVQKPALEELVSDVYDTPIPSLVRQYNELKEHIQKHPDAYPVTSGRIK, encoded by the coding sequence ATGAGTAATCCAAATAACGTATCGCTGAATATTAACCATGCGCTAGAATTTATTGACGGCAATGCGCTTAATATTCCAACCCTTAGTATTTTAACTGAGGATGGCGACATTCACCCAAGTGCGACAGCACCCGCTATTTCAAAACATACCGCAATTAAACTTTATGAGACTATGCGTTTTATACGTTTATTAGATGAACGTATGCAAGGTGCTCAGCGCCAAGGCCGAGTAAGCTTTTACATGCAATGTTTAGGTGAAGAAGCTGCCGTTACGGCATCCGCTGCTGCGCTTGACCAAGAAGACATGATAATGGCGCAATACCGTGAGCAAGCTGCACTGCATTACCGTGGTTTTACACTAGACCAATTTATGAACCAAATGTTTTCAAATGAATTAGATTTAGGCAAAGGTCGTCAAATGCCAATTCATTATGGTTCGAACGAATTAAACTATATGACTATTTCTTCTCCTCTTGGCACACAAATACCACAAGCTACAGGGTATGCATATGGACAAAAAGTAAAGCATATAGATGCGAAAACAGGCGAGCTTGCAAGCATTATTGATAACGTTACTATTTGTTACTTTGGCGAAGGCGCTGCATCTGAAGGTGACTTTCATGCAGGATTAAACATGGCTGCAGTGCATAAAGCACCCGTGATATTTTTTGCACGTAACAACGGCTATGCGATTTCGACCCCGGCAGATGAGCAATTTAAAGGTGATGGTATTGCTTCACGTGGTGTGGGTTATGGCATTAAAACAATTAGGGTCGATGGCACAGACGCACTTGCTGTGTTTGCGGCAACGCAAAAAGCACGTGAAATTGCCTCAACACAAGGCGAGCCTGTTTTAATTGAATCAATAGCTTACCGTTTAGGCGCTCACTCCACGTCAGATGACCCAAGTGGTTACCGTTCAAAAGACGAAGAGGCTAATTACAAAACATGCCCAATAGAAAAATTTAAAAAGTGGCTAGTAAAACAGCAATGGCTCAACGAAGAAGACGATTTAAAAGCAAAAGAGTCTATACGTGAAGATATATTAGCGGCATTAAAGCGTGCAGAAGTAGTACAAAAGCCTGCTCTAGAAGAGCTAGTATCAGATGTTTACGACACGCCAATCCCTTCACTTGTTCGTCAATACAATGAACTAAAAGAACATATACAAAAGCACCCAGATGCTTACCCAGTTACATCAGGGAGAATTAAGTAA
- a CDS encoding alpha-ketoacid dehydrogenase subunit beta translates to MAKMNMLHAINSALDITMNEHPQACIFGEDVGYFGGVFRATSGLQEKYGKHRVFNTPLTEQGILGFANGLAAFGAPALAEIQFADYIFPAFDQIVNESAKFRYRSGNEFNVGTLTVRTPYGGGIAGGLYHSQSPEAYFAHTPGLKIVVPRNPYQAKGLLRASIKDDNPVIFFEPKRLYRASTGEVPEEDYSIELGKAEVVQEGSDITVLAWGAQMEIIEDAAKQASEQGIHCEVIDLRSILPWDIDTIAKSVTKTGRLVISHEAPITNGFGAEIAASIQQACFLHLESPILRVCGLDTPYPLALEKEYVPDALKVLAAIKQSMDF, encoded by the coding sequence ATGGCTAAAATGAACATGCTACATGCAATTAATTCTGCTCTTGATATAACCATGAATGAACACCCGCAAGCGTGTATATTTGGCGAAGATGTTGGGTATTTTGGTGGTGTATTTAGAGCGACCTCAGGTTTACAAGAAAAATACGGAAAACACCGTGTATTTAATACGCCTCTAACTGAGCAAGGTATTTTAGGTTTTGCAAATGGTTTAGCGGCATTTGGTGCCCCCGCATTAGCTGAAATTCAATTTGCAGATTATATATTCCCGGCCTTTGACCAAATAGTAAATGAATCAGCAAAATTCAGATACCGTAGTGGTAATGAGTTTAATGTAGGTACCTTAACTGTACGCACACCATATGGTGGTGGTATTGCTGGTGGTTTATATCATTCGCAATCACCAGAAGCTTACTTTGCACATACGCCAGGTTTAAAAATAGTGGTGCCACGTAATCCATATCAAGCTAAAGGTTTACTACGTGCAAGTATTAAAGATGACAATCCGGTTATATTTTTTGAGCCCAAACGTTTGTACCGCGCATCGACGGGTGAAGTACCTGAAGAAGATTACTCAATAGAGTTAGGTAAAGCTGAAGTCGTGCAAGAAGGCAGTGACATTACAGTGCTTGCTTGGGGCGCTCAAATGGAAATTATTGAAGATGCTGCAAAACAAGCAAGTGAGCAAGGCATACATTGTGAGGTTATAGATTTACGTAGTATTTTGCCGTGGGATATAGACACAATTGCTAAATCAGTCACTAAAACTGGCCGTTTAGTGATAAGCCATGAAGCACCTATTACAAATGGATTTGGTGCAGAAATTGCTGCCTCAATTCAACAAGCGTGTTTCCTCCATTTAGAGTCACCTATTTTACGTGTGTGCGGTTTAGATACACCTTACCCACTGGCGCTTGAGAAAGAGTACGTGCCTGATGCGCTCAAAGTATTAGCTGCAATTAAACAATCAATGGATTTTTAG